The stretch of DNA CTTTAGCTTTTTGTTCCATGTGATATTCAATAGCTTCTTTTGCCCATTTTGTAGTTCTTTCAATTGATTTTGCAATTCTCTCTTTTGTATTAGGAAGTGCAACTAAATCATCTAAAATCATCATAATGTCAGAATTTAAATCATATTGAGTATCAAGCACACTTTTTGGAGTAAAATAGTGTTTACTTCCATCAATATGAGATTTAAACATAATTCCATTTTCATCTGGTTTAGAATTTGAACTTAAAGAAAAAGCTTGAAATCCACCAGAATCTGTTAAAAATGAGTTTGGAAATTTTGAAAAGCCATGAAGTCCACCAAATTTTTTCACAAGTTTACTTCCTGGTCTTAAATACAAGTGATAAGTATTTCCAAGAATAATTTTTGCTCCAAGTTCTAACATGTCATTTGCATCAAGAGCTTTTACCGTTCCTTGAGTACCAACTGGCATAAATACAGGAGTTTGTATTGTACTATGAGCTGTAACTATTGTACAAGCACGAGCATTATTTGAAGTAGCATTTATTGTAAATTCCATAAATAATATAAACCTTTTTTTTTGATTATGCAATTGTATCTAAAGTAAGATTATAGCTTTTAATTGATAGTTCTTTAAAATCTACAATTAATTTTTTTAAGATATAATTACGCCCATGAAAAAAATATTAATTATACTAGATGGTATTGTTGCAAAAAAATTAATGCAAAGAATTATTGAAGCAAATACAGGTGACAATAGTTACGATGTAATCTATATGAGTGACTTAATTTTACCTGTTCAAAAACCTTCAAATTTTACATTTTATAAATTCGATCCAACTTCAAAATCAAAACTTGCTATGGTTTTAGATAAAAATATTCATACAGAAGTTCTAATAGCTCTAAATTCAAAAGACGAAATGTTAAATGTTATAAAAAACATTAGAGAGCATACAAAAAATCTTCAAATGACAGTTTTAGATTATTGGGGAATGAAAGTAAATGATCCTTTAGTTCGAATTTATAAAGGAATCGAAGTTCTAGCAAATGGAATGGTTGAAAAACTTCCAAATGTTCCCGTTTTAGCTCAAAATATTGGATTAAGACAAGGTGAAATTATGGAAATTAGAATTCCATTTGGAAGTTCTTATGCTTATAGATATATAGGTTCAATAGAACAAAAAGAGTGGAAAATTTTTGGACTTTATAGAAATCAAAAAATGATTACTATAAAACCATCTTTAGTTTTAAAACCAAATGATGTGATTTTAGTTATTGGAAAACCTGAAGTTTTAATGCAAGTTTATAATGCGATTGGAAAAACTCAAGGACAATTTCCTATGCCATTTGGAACAAATATTTATCTATATTTGGATCTTTATTTACAAAATGATGAAAGTGTAAAAAAAGTAATAGATGAAGCAAAATATTTAAATCAAAAACTAAAAAACAATCTTTTAATAGTAAGAATTACAAGACCAACAACTGTTCAAATTATGAATTTCATAAAAGAAGAGTTAAAAAATTTTCCTTCAATAGTTTTATTAATTGATTATGGAAATAGAGGCTTTAATCGAATCGTAAAAGAAGATTTTAGAAAAAATAATATTGGTATGATTATGTTAACTCCTGAAATGTTTAAAAATAAAGAAGATATTCAGAGTGTTTTAGATTTAAAAATTCCAATTTTTAAATTTGGAAAAGAGAATCTAAAAGCTATAAAAAGAACTGTAATTATTTTAAATGATACGAACTCTTACGAACAAATATCTCCTATTGTATTTGATATTTCAAGTCAATTAAAAATAAAAACAAAAATATTCGATTTAGA from Arcobacter suis CECT 7833 encodes:
- a CDS encoding COG3400 family protein produces the protein MKKILIILDGIVAKKLMQRIIEANTGDNSYDVIYMSDLILPVQKPSNFTFYKFDPTSKSKLAMVLDKNIHTEVLIALNSKDEMLNVIKNIREHTKNLQMTVLDYWGMKVNDPLVRIYKGIEVLANGMVEKLPNVPVLAQNIGLRQGEIMEIRIPFGSSYAYRYIGSIEQKEWKIFGLYRNQKMITIKPSLVLKPNDVILVIGKPEVLMQVYNAIGKTQGQFPMPFGTNIYLYLDLYLQNDESVKKVIDEAKYLNQKLKNNLLIVRITRPTTVQIMNFIKEELKNFPSIVLLIDYGNRGFNRIVKEDFRKNNIGMIMLTPEMFKNKEDIQSVLDLKIPIFKFGKENLKAIKRTVIILNDTNSYEQISPIVFDISSQLKIKTKIFDLDPVGDKEGKTNLLDHFENLAKIFNEKIEVVTSAQNPIRELKKQKDMLQLLPLKEKMFKKKFLFKFLYTNSDFIAFNSDKYNQLLIPIVEE